One Tolypothrix bouteillei VB521301 DNA window includes the following coding sequences:
- the glmS gene encoding glutamine--fructose-6-phosphate transaminase (isomerizing), whose product MCGIVGYIGTQAATEILLSGLEKLEYRGYDSAGIATIWEGDVNCVRAKGKLYNLRSKLEQVETPAQIGIGHTRWATHGKPEEYNAHPHMDTALRVAVVQNGIVENYRELREYLKTQGHQFRSETDTEVIPHLIAQFLKEPSPSVPFSPSPFLDAIRQAVNKLEGAFAIAAISADYPDELIVVRQQAPLVIGFGQGEFFCASDTPAIIAHTRAVLPLENGEIARLTPLGVEIYNFAGERLKKQPRLMNLNPTMVEKQGFKHFMLKEIYEQPGVVRACLEAYFNADWNAGDSTKSPVNLGLPTEIYADLEQIQIVACGTSWHAALVGKHLLEQVAGIPTNVHYASEYRYAPSPLTANTLTIGVTQSGETADTLAALAMEKERRQGKEAKYQARLLGITNRPESTLGHMVPQIINTLAGIEIGVAATKTFIAQLMAFYALALDLAYLRQAISPTELQEIIDGLRQIPGEIEANLEKQEDYIGQLAHNFAETKDFIFLGRGINFPIALEGALKLKEISYIHAEGYPAGEMKHGPIALLDAKVPVVAIAMPGSVYEKVISNSQEAKARDSRLIGVTPVNDGEAGEIFNDILPVSHVNELLSPILTVIPLQLLAYHIAALRGLDVDQPRNLAKSVTVE is encoded by the coding sequence ATGTGCGGCATCGTAGGTTATATTGGCACTCAAGCGGCAACAGAAATTTTGCTATCTGGGCTAGAAAAACTGGAGTATCGGGGTTATGATTCTGCGGGAATTGCCACGATATGGGAAGGTGATGTTAATTGTGTGCGGGCAAAAGGTAAGCTTTACAATCTACGTTCTAAGCTAGAACAAGTAGAAACTCCAGCCCAGATTGGTATTGGTCATACTCGTTGGGCGACTCACGGTAAGCCAGAGGAATATAATGCTCATCCCCATATGGATACAGCACTGCGGGTAGCGGTGGTGCAAAATGGCATAGTAGAAAATTACCGGGAATTACGCGAATATTTAAAAACCCAAGGACACCAGTTCCGTTCTGAGACGGATACTGAGGTGATTCCTCATCTCATTGCTCAATTTCTTAAAGAACCTTCTCCCTCTGTTCCCTTCTCCCCCTCTCCTTTCCTTGACGCAATCCGCCAAGCTGTTAATAAATTAGAGGGGGCTTTTGCGATCGCAGCAATTTCCGCCGATTATCCAGACGAGCTGATTGTTGTGCGACAGCAAGCGCCTTTAGTCATTGGTTTTGGGCAAGGGGAATTTTTCTGCGCGTCTGATACGCCAGCAATTATAGCTCATACTCGTGCGGTATTACCGTTAGAAAACGGAGAAATAGCACGTCTCACACCCTTGGGGGTAGAGATTTACAATTTTGCTGGTGAACGGTTAAAAAAACAGCCCCGCCTGATGAACTTGAATCCCACAATGGTGGAAAAGCAGGGATTCAAGCACTTCATGCTCAAGGAAATCTACGAACAACCGGGAGTTGTGAGGGCTTGTTTGGAAGCCTACTTTAACGCTGATTGGAATGCAGGAGATTCGACAAAATCTCCAGTGAACCTTGGTTTACCGACAGAAATTTATGCGGATTTAGAACAAATCCAAATTGTTGCTTGCGGAACCAGTTGGCATGCAGCATTGGTAGGGAAACACTTACTAGAACAAGTAGCGGGTATTCCCACGAACGTACATTACGCCTCGGAATATCGTTACGCACCATCACCGCTGACAGCAAATACTTTAACAATTGGTGTTACCCAATCAGGAGAAACGGCTGATACCCTAGCAGCTTTAGCAATGGAAAAAGAACGCCGCCAGGGTAAAGAAGCGAAGTATCAAGCCCGATTGTTGGGAATTACCAATCGTCCGGAAAGCACTTTGGGTCATATGGTCCCTCAAATTATCAATACTCTTGCAGGAATTGAAATTGGGGTAGCGGCGACAAAAACTTTTATTGCTCAATTGATGGCATTTTACGCTTTGGCATTGGATTTGGCATATCTCCGTCAGGCAATTTCCCCAACAGAGTTACAGGAAATTATTGATGGTTTGCGGCAAATTCCCGGAGAAATTGAAGCAAATTTGGAAAAACAAGAGGATTATATCGGGCAATTGGCTCATAATTTTGCCGAGACTAAAGATTTTATCTTTTTGGGAAGGGGGATTAATTTTCCTATTGCTTTGGAAGGGGCGTTGAAGTTAAAAGAAATCAGTTACATTCATGCAGAGGGATATCCTGCAGGCGAAATGAAGCACGGACCCATTGCTTTGTTGGATGCAAAAGTGCCTGTAGTTGCGATCGCAATGCCTGGTAGTGTTTACGAAAAAGTGATTTCTAACTCCCAAGAAGCGAAAGCCCGCGATTCTCGTTTAATTGGCGTGACACCAGTGAATGATGGAGAAGCCGGAGAAATTTTTAATGATATTCTCCCTGTTTCTCATGTTAATGAATTGCTGTCTCCAATACTTACGGTCATTCCCTTACAATTGCTGGCTTATCACATCGCAGCACTTCGCGGTTTGGATGTGGATCAGCCCAGAAATTTGGCAAAATCAGTGACTGTGGAGTAG
- a CDS encoding element excision factor XisH family protein: MDQYILYQNIMEETEPGRQLYLAIRKATYREIFSEPIGSLVIKKNSLHLLIFDPQKETIAQWID, translated from the coding sequence TTGGATCAATACATTCTTTATCAAAATATAATGGAAGAAACAGAACCGGGAAGGCAACTATATCTAGCAATTCGCAAAGCAACGTATCGGGAGATTTTTTCAGAACCCATTGGTAGCCTTGTTATCAAAAAAAATTCCCTTCACTTACTGATATTTGACCCGCAAAAGGAGACGATCGCTCAATGGATAGATTAG
- a CDS encoding PAS domain S-box protein, with translation MSTYRTVLVIADSNKNDNNYKQQLQQDRNVAYKVLTKQYHIPILPLSQLQQIDGILLEIQFPHAKSINLLRQLKEQMGDRCPPIVVIGSGDTKTAVHAFKNGAADYLVRDRITPDDLRLAMRSAIENAELQRKLQRSQEQFQTSVENMLDCFGIFSAMRNESGQILDFRIDYLNGAACENNRMPKEMQIGRGLCEMLPGHRELGLFDEYCQLVETGEPLIKDSLIYEDTYGGEQRLGRVFDIRATKLNDGFVASWRDVTDRKRLELELSQTIADLQQQQNYLQRLIDTAPIGIGIGSADGKVKVINNAMLHLYGLTREEFEQQEINWRSFIPPEYSEQTDRAMAQIQEQGFAPPVEKELLRRDGTRLPIWISSTQWIDGTGEHVAFAIDLSQQKQAEAAIQQLNQELTNRVSEVQTLLDMIPVGIAIATDSACTQMQSNAYLRHLLGVEPGKNISKSAPASEQPTYRTFQDGQEIPPENLPMQVAGCLGVEVRDVEFDILLPDGRLRQLLCNATPLRSDRNQVRSVIGAFLDITDRNQDAAALKASQQRYRELAEAMPQMIWTADATGIVNYRNQRWYEYTGLSEAESIGMARANAVHPDERDRVLIKWHEAIANGESFEIECRFRRWDGEYQWFICRAVPTRDNQEQITGWIGTITNIDNQKQLEARLLNEIINHQQTEIALQQNQERLDLAMAAAQMGSWDWDIQTGKVNWSTNLERLFGMAPGSFDGQYETVRAMIHPDDLPWIEQAIHCAQYEREDYNIEFRFIKPDGTMRWALGLGRVFYDTIGNPVKMTGVNMDISERKQVEAALQASEKRFRDMADNAPVMIWVTDPTGYCTYLNQSWYDFTARTEETGLGFGWLDALHPQDRESSKHIFLRANERREAFRLEYRLRRQDGVYCWAIDAANPWFGEDGEFRGYIGSVIDISDRKQAEEALRVSEERYRTLFESMNEGFCVAEVLFDEQNTPIDYRLLEINSVFEKHSGLKDAQGKTARELHPQLEQYWIDLYGNVVLTGEPVRYENYSEALNRWFGVSSFRIGAPESRKVAILFEDISDRKQVEAALHESENRLRLAMASAELGTWDFNPITKVLKWDERCKAMFGLPPSAEITWDVFLAGLHPEDRDRTHQVVLRSFNPESGGDYDIEYRTVGLEDGIERWVAAKGKALFNSDGVVVRFIGTVLNITEKKRAEAEREQLLQREQAARAEAERANRIKDEFLAVLSHELRSPLNPILGWTKLLQSRKLDEAKTAEALATIERNVRLQTQLIDDLLDVAKILRGKLSLNMASVNLSFAIEAAIETVKVAAVAKSITLHTVLPNIGQVFGDTARLQQIVWNLLSNAIKFTPNGGRIDIVLERIGDRAQLTVKDTGIGISSDFLPHIFESFRQEDASITRKYGGLGLGLAIVRQLVEAHGGTIAAGSPGEGLGAAFTIEFPLLNIEPKMQQLDELPQPELDLTGIRVLAVDDEPDARELLTVLLTQYGAEVLMVASTTEVLANLATFQPDVLVSDIGMPEVDGYTLIQQVRSLPPEQGGQIPAIALTAFARETDRQQAIASGYQGHVTKPLEPERLVQAVVILTHSNSFVETHY, from the coding sequence ATGTCAACTTATCGGACTGTTCTTGTGATTGCTGACTCTAACAAGAACGATAACAACTATAAGCAGCAATTACAGCAGGATCGGAATGTTGCATACAAAGTTCTCACAAAGCAGTACCACATCCCGATTCTGCCACTGTCTCAATTACAGCAGATTGATGGCATTCTCCTAGAAATTCAATTTCCCCATGCCAAGAGCATCAATCTGCTTCGTCAACTGAAGGAACAAATGGGCGATCGCTGCCCGCCGATCGTCGTAATTGGCAGTGGAGACACGAAGACTGCCGTCCATGCGTTCAAGAATGGAGCGGCAGATTATCTGGTCAGAGATCGGATAACTCCTGACGATTTGCGTCTGGCGATGCGGAGTGCTATCGAAAATGCGGAGTTACAACGGAAACTGCAACGCAGCCAGGAGCAGTTTCAAACATCGGTTGAGAATATGCTAGACTGCTTTGGCATCTTCTCAGCCATGCGAAATGAGTCAGGGCAAATTTTAGACTTTCGCATTGATTATCTCAATGGGGCGGCGTGTGAAAACAACCGTATGCCCAAAGAGATGCAGATCGGTCGAGGCTTATGTGAAATGCTGCCGGGACATCGCGAATTGGGTCTGTTTGACGAGTATTGTCAATTGGTTGAAACGGGAGAACCCTTAATCAAAGACTCGCTAATCTACGAGGACACCTATGGAGGTGAGCAGCGGTTAGGGCGGGTGTTTGATATTCGGGCGACCAAGTTGAATGATGGCTTTGTTGCCTCCTGGCGTGATGTCACCGATCGCAAGCGGTTGGAGTTAGAGTTGAGCCAGACGATAGCAGACCTACAACAGCAGCAGAATTACTTACAGCGGCTGATTGACACGGCTCCAATCGGCATTGGCATTGGCAGCGCAGACGGTAAGGTGAAGGTGATTAACAACGCCATGCTGCACCTGTACGGGCTAACGCGGGAAGAGTTTGAGCAACAGGAGATAAACTGGCGTAGCTTCATCCCGCCGGAGTACTCCGAACAAACAGACCGGGCGATGGCACAGATACAGGAGCAGGGCTTTGCTCCACCTGTGGAAAAGGAACTGCTCCGCCGTGATGGAACGCGCCTCCCAATCTGGATTAGCAGCACGCAGTGGATAGATGGCACTGGTGAACACGTCGCATTCGCTATCGATTTAAGCCAGCAAAAACAAGCGGAAGCCGCCATTCAACAACTCAACCAGGAGTTAACCAATCGGGTATCCGAAGTGCAAACGCTGTTGGACATGATTCCGGTAGGGATTGCGATCGCTACCGATTCAGCGTGTACTCAAATGCAAAGCAATGCCTACCTTCGGCACTTGCTCGGTGTCGAGCCTGGTAAAAATATCTCGAAGAGTGCGCCAGCCAGTGAGCAACCGACCTATCGAACCTTCCAAGATGGACAGGAAATCCCCCCTGAGAATTTGCCGATGCAAGTAGCTGGCTGCTTGGGTGTAGAAGTGCGCGATGTAGAGTTTGACATTCTGCTACCCGACGGCAGACTGCGCCAGCTTCTATGCAATGCAACTCCCCTAAGGAGCGATCGCAATCAAGTCAGGAGTGTCATCGGAGCTTTTTTAGATATCACAGACCGGAATCAAGATGCTGCCGCTCTCAAAGCCAGCCAACAGCGGTACCGAGAGTTAGCCGAAGCTATGCCCCAAATGATTTGGACGGCTGATGCAACCGGAATTGTTAACTATCGGAATCAACGCTGGTACGAATACACGGGGTTGAGTGAAGCGGAGTCGATAGGCATGGCGAGAGCTAACGCAGTTCACCCCGATGAACGCGATCGCGTCTTGATAAAATGGCACGAGGCGATCGCGAATGGAGAATCATTTGAAATTGAATGCCGCTTTCGCCGTTGGGATGGCGAGTATCAGTGGTTTATCTGCCGAGCTGTACCAACGCGAGATAATCAGGAACAGATTACAGGCTGGATTGGCACGATTACGAATATCGATAACCAGAAGCAATTAGAAGCAAGGCTGTTGAATGAAATTATTAACCATCAGCAAACCGAAATTGCCCTGCAACAAAACCAGGAACGGCTTGACCTGGCAATGGCAGCCGCTCAGATGGGTAGTTGGGATTGGGACATTCAGACGGGTAAGGTCAACTGGTCTACTAATTTAGAACGCCTGTTTGGCATGGCTCCCGGTAGTTTTGATGGGCAGTATGAAACCGTCAGGGCAATGATTCATCCCGACGATCTGCCTTGGATTGAGCAAGCTATTCATTGCGCTCAGTATGAACGGGAAGACTACAACATTGAGTTCCGCTTTATTAAGCCCGATGGAACAATGCGCTGGGCATTGGGTCTGGGACGCGTGTTCTATGACACCATCGGCAATCCAGTCAAGATGACTGGGGTAAATATGGATATTTCCGAGCGCAAACAGGTAGAAGCCGCCCTACAAGCCAGCGAAAAACGATTCCGTGACATGGCGGATAACGCTCCTGTCATGATTTGGGTAACCGATCCTACAGGTTACTGTACCTATCTCAATCAGAGTTGGTACGACTTCACCGCTCGAACCGAGGAGACCGGTCTGGGATTTGGCTGGCTCGATGCGTTACATCCCCAAGACCGTGAATCTTCCAAACATATTTTTTTGAGGGCAAATGAACGCCGTGAAGCGTTTCGATTGGAATATCGGTTGCGCCGCCAAGACGGTGTATATTGCTGGGCGATCGATGCGGCCAATCCCTGGTTTGGGGAAGATGGCGAGTTCAGAGGTTATATCGGTTCTGTGATTGATATTAGCGATCGCAAACAAGCTGAGGAAGCCTTGCGTGTTTCTGAAGAACGTTATCGCACTTTGTTTGAATCGATGAATGAAGGCTTTTGCGTTGCTGAAGTGCTGTTTGACGAGCAGAACACGCCAATCGATTACCGTTTGTTAGAAATCAACTCAGTTTTTGAGAAACACTCCGGTCTGAAAGACGCACAAGGCAAAACTGCCCGCGAACTGCACCCACAACTGGAACAGTACTGGATCGATCTCTATGGCAATGTTGTGCTGACCGGGGAACCCGTTCGCTATGAAAACTACTCCGAAGCATTGAATCGGTGGTTCGGTGTTTCTTCTTTTCGGATTGGAGCGCCAGAAAGTCGAAAAGTTGCCATTTTGTTTGAGGATATTAGCGATCGCAAACAAGTAGAAGCCGCCCTGCATGAAAGTGAGAACCGCTTGCGTCTGGCAATGGCGTCAGCCGAACTCGGAACGTGGGATTTTAACCCCATCACCAAAGTCTTGAAGTGGGACGAGCGGTGCAAAGCGATGTTTGGGCTACCACCTAGTGCTGAAATTACCTGGGACGTTTTCCTAGCAGGGTTGCATCCAGAGGATCGCGATCGCACTCATCAAGTTGTGCTGCGATCGTTCAATCCCGAAAGCGGCGGCGATTACGATATTGAGTACCGCACTGTGGGACTTGAAGATGGCATCGAACGATGGGTTGCAGCGAAGGGAAAAGCATTGTTCAACTCAGATGGAGTTGTGGTTCGCTTTATCGGTACCGTTCTCAACATTACAGAAAAAAAGCGGGCTGAGGCAGAGCGGGAACAATTGCTGCAACGCGAACAAGCTGCCAGAGCCGAAGCCGAACGCGCTAATCGGATTAAGGATGAATTTTTGGCGGTGCTGTCCCATGAATTGAGATCGCCGCTAAACCCAATTCTAGGCTGGACAAAGCTCCTGCAATCTCGCAAGTTGGACGAGGCTAAAACGGCTGAAGCCCTAGCCACAATCGAGCGGAATGTCAGATTACAGACACAACTCATTGATGACTTGCTCGATGTTGCCAAGATTCTACGTGGCAAACTCAGCTTGAATATGGCTTCTGTCAATCTATCCTTTGCGATTGAAGCGGCGATCGAAACCGTCAAAGTTGCTGCCGTTGCAAAGTCCATCACCCTGCATACCGTATTGCCCAACATCGGGCAAGTGTTTGGTGATACCGCTCGCCTGCAGCAAATTGTCTGGAACCTGTTGTCCAATGCGATTAAATTCACGCCTAACGGGGGACGGATAGACATTGTATTGGAGCGGATTGGCGATCGGGCACAACTTACCGTGAAAGACACGGGAATTGGCATCAGCTCGGACTTTCTGCCCCACATCTTTGAATCGTTTCGGCAAGAGGATGCTTCGATTACGCGCAAGTATGGAGGATTGGGGCTGGGCTTGGCAATTGTGCGTCAATTGGTTGAGGCTCACGGTGGCACGATCGCGGCTGGTAGTCCTGGTGAAGGATTAGGAGCAGCGTTTACCATCGAGTTCCCGTTGCTGAATATTGAACCAAAAATGCAGCAGCTAGACGAATTGCCCCAACCAGAACTCGATCTGACAGGAATTCGAGTCCTTGCCGTTGATGATGAACCGGATGCCCGCGAACTATTAACTGTATTACTTACCCAATATGGAGCAGAGGTTTTGATGGTTGCCTCTACCACAGAGGTACTGGCAAATTTAGCAACCTTTCAACCCGATGTGTTAGTTAGCGATATTGGAATGCCCGAAGTTGACGGCTACACTTTGATCCAACAGGTTCGTAGTTTGCCTCCCGAACAAGGGGGACAGATTCCTGCGATCGCATTGACAGCTTTTGCCAGAGAAACAGATCGCCAGCAAGCCATAGCTAGCGGTTATCAAGGGCACGTCACAAAGCCACTTGAGCCAGAACGGTTAGTTCAAGCTGTAGTCATACTTACACACAGTAACTCATTTGTAGAAACACATTACTAA
- a CDS encoding XisI protein yields MDRLDDYRKIIQRILTEYMQIPYAYGNLQYKLIVSSDRNSYLLITMGWEDDTRVHGCLIHIDIFDDKIWIQRDGTEDGIANELIAAGIPIPDIVIGFHPPELRPYTKYATAI; encoded by the coding sequence ATGGATAGATTAGATGACTATCGCAAAATAATTCAGCGCATACTGACAGAGTATATGCAAATTCCCTATGCTTATGGAAACTTGCAGTATAAACTGATAGTTAGCAGCGATCGCAATAGCTATTTGTTAATAACGATGGGGTGGGAAGACGATACTAGAGTTCATGGATGTCTGATTCACATTGACATTTTTGACGACAAAATTTGGATTCAACGAGATGGAACTGAAGACGGCATTGCTAACGAGCTAATTGCTGCTGGAATTCCCATACCAGATATTGTTATTGGATTCCATCCTCCGGAACTTAGACCTTATACTAAATATGCTACCGCAATTTGA
- a CDS encoding GAF domain-containing hybrid sensor histidine kinase/response regulator: MGALMRSLDWSKTPLGPVSSWPQSLRTAVSILLASRFPMLIHWGPELVQFYNDGFRPILGDLKHPGALGQPAYPWWTEIWDVLTPMFERVLAGEGTWYENQLILPNRNGYIEETYFTFSHSPIRDESGRVAGIFQAVTETTERVIDERRLRTLHDLVTNTATAQLTEEACRIATETLSQNAADIPFALLYLLDENGAQARLAGTTGLEAGTPASPLAIDLNTHEEPGMWPLARVARTGQIEQADNLVAQFGSLPGGPWPESPSTALVLPVAQPGVTLPAGLLVVGISPRRALNDTYRRFLSLVAGQIATAIANTRALEMERKRAEALAELDRAKSQFLANMSHELRTPLNGILGYAQILKKGKTITEHQKNGLSIIYQCGEHLLNLINDVLDISKIEARKMELYAKNFHFPEFLEGIAEICRIRAEQKGIELIYETLTPIPKAIRADEKRLRQILINLLGNAVKFTEQGYVTFKVGYHQERFRFQVEDTGIGIAPEKLEEIFLPFQQVGEKSRETEGTGLGLTISRQLVELMGGELKVESTLGKGSIFWLDLDLPEVEWTDVSYIEENNIIGFKGSKRKVLVVDDKWANRSVLVNMLEPLGFEVLEATDGLDSLNKACQFKPDIIFMDLVMPVMDGFEATRRLRMMPELEGVVVIAISASVFDFDHQQSREVGCDSFLPKPVREAELLEKLQIYLGLEWVYEENSYRHTTNAPVTAQDPLVIPPTQEVSALLDLAMRGDLKGIIQETTRLEELNRQWVPFAIHLRQLAKGFKGKQIREFLKNLKV; this comes from the coding sequence ATGGGAGCGCTGATGCGATCGCTTGATTGGTCAAAAACTCCCTTGGGTCCGGTCAGTAGTTGGCCCCAGAGCTTGCGTACTGCCGTGAGTATCCTCTTAGCCTCGCGCTTCCCCATGCTCATTCATTGGGGTCCGGAATTAGTCCAGTTTTACAACGACGGCTTCCGTCCCATCCTCGGTGACCTCAAGCATCCCGGAGCACTGGGACAGCCTGCGTATCCTTGGTGGACAGAAATCTGGGACGTTCTCACTCCCATGTTCGAGCGAGTCTTAGCAGGTGAAGGCACCTGGTACGAAAACCAGTTAATCCTCCCAAACCGCAATGGGTATATCGAGGAGACTTACTTCACCTTCTCCCACAGCCCCATCCGCGACGAGTCGGGTCGTGTAGCTGGCATTTTCCAGGCAGTTACCGAAACCACAGAACGAGTCATAGATGAACGACGCTTGCGGACGCTTCACGATCTGGTGACAAACACTGCTACGGCGCAACTGACAGAAGAAGCTTGTCGAATTGCCACAGAGACTTTAAGCCAGAATGCTGCGGATATTCCCTTTGCTCTACTTTACCTGTTGGATGAGAATGGGGCACAGGCGCGTTTAGCAGGAACAACCGGGCTCGAAGCGGGTACACCAGCCAGTCCTCTCGCCATTGATCTTAATACTCACGAGGAACCGGGAATGTGGCCTTTAGCAAGAGTCGCACGCACCGGACAAATCGAACAAGCAGACAATTTGGTGGCGCAATTTGGTTCCTTACCAGGTGGTCCTTGGCCGGAATCCCCTTCTACAGCCCTCGTTCTGCCCGTAGCACAGCCCGGTGTGACGCTACCTGCGGGTCTTTTAGTCGTTGGTATTAGCCCCCGCCGTGCGTTAAACGACACCTATCGCAGATTTTTAAGCTTGGTTGCAGGTCAGATAGCAACAGCGATCGCCAACACCCGCGCCCTAGAGATGGAACGCAAACGGGCTGAAGCGCTAGCAGAACTCGACCGAGCCAAAAGCCAGTTTTTGGCTAACATGAGTCACGAACTCCGCACTCCACTCAATGGGATTTTGGGTTATGCTCAAATCCTTAAAAAAGGTAAAACAATTACAGAACATCAAAAGAACGGTCTGAGCATTATTTATCAATGCGGCGAACACCTCCTCAACCTAATTAATGATGTTTTAGATATCTCAAAAATTGAAGCTAGGAAAATGGAACTTTATGCCAAAAATTTTCATTTTCCTGAATTTTTAGAAGGGATTGCGGAAATTTGTCGCATCCGTGCCGAACAAAAAGGTATAGAGTTAATTTACGAAACTCTCACCCCTATACCTAAAGCTATCCGAGCAGATGAAAAGCGTTTGCGGCAAATTTTAATTAACTTACTTGGAAATGCAGTTAAATTTACAGAACAAGGTTATGTTACTTTCAAAGTCGGCTATCATCAGGAAAGGTTTCGATTTCAAGTAGAAGATACAGGGATTGGTATTGCTCCGGAAAAATTAGAAGAAATCTTTTTACCATTTCAACAAGTAGGCGAGAAGAGTCGCGAGACTGAAGGCACGGGATTGGGATTGACAATTAGCCGTCAACTCGTTGAATTAATGGGTGGTGAATTGAAGGTAGAAAGTACACTAGGAAAAGGAAGTATTTTTTGGTTGGATTTAGATTTACCTGAAGTTGAATGGACTGATGTTTCTTATATAGAGGAAAACAATATCATTGGTTTTAAAGGCTCAAAGCGAAAAGTTTTGGTCGTAGATGATAAGTGGGCAAATCGTTCTGTGTTGGTCAATATGCTAGAGCCTTTAGGGTTTGAAGTTTTAGAAGCAACAGACGGCTTGGATAGTTTAAACAAAGCCTGTCAGTTCAAGCCAGATATCATTTTTATGGATTTGGTAATGCCTGTCATGGATGGATTTGAAGCTACCCGTCGCCTTAGGATGATGCCAGAGTTGGAAGGAGTTGTGGTCATTGCCATCTCAGCGAGTGTTTTTGATTTCGACCACCAACAAAGTCGCGAAGTCGGTTGCGACAGTTTCCTTCCCAAACCAGTCCGCGAAGCAGAGCTTCTAGAAAAACTACAAATATACTTGGGGTTGGAATGGGTTTATGAAGAAAACTCATACAGGCATACCACTAATGCACCCGTGACCGCTCAAGACCCTCTTGTGATTCCACCGACACAAGAAGTTTCTGCTTTACTCGATCTGGCGATGAGGGGAGACCTCAAAGGCATTATTCAAGAAACCACAAGACTTGAGGAGTTGAATCGGCAATGGGTACCGTTTGCCATACATCTGCGTCAACTGGCGAAAGGTTTTAAAGGAAAACAAATTCGAGAATTTTTAAAAAATCTTAAGGTTTAA
- a CDS encoding HNH endonuclease: MAIPDKIRSEVLARAGFRCEYCKTYSRLVGMPLVMEHILPKAAGGKDESDNLAASCYRCNEFKGAKTHAIDPQTSQLVPLFNPRQQFWQEHFSWVNGGTHIAGLTPTGRATVIALRLNNEYITEARVLWIESNWHPPSR; the protein is encoded by the coding sequence ATGGCTATCCCTGACAAAATTCGTTCTGAAGTTTTAGCAAGGGCAGGGTTTCGCTGTGAGTATTGCAAAACTTATTCTCGTTTAGTTGGTATGCCTTTGGTAATGGAGCATATCTTGCCTAAAGCTGCTGGAGGTAAAGATGAATCTGACAATTTAGCAGCTTCCTGTTATCGCTGTAATGAATTTAAAGGTGCAAAAACTCATGCAATTGACCCACAAACAAGTCAGTTAGTGCCGTTATTTAATCCAAGGCAACAATTTTGGCAAGAGCATTTTAGCTGGGTAAATGGTGGAACTCATATTGCTGGTCTCACACCCACAGGTCGGGCAACTGTAATTGCTTTGCGACTAAATAATGAGTACATAACTGAGGCGAGAGTATTGTGGATTGAGAGTAATTGGCATCCTCCCTCCAGATAA
- a CDS encoding type II toxin-antitoxin system HicB family antitoxin, whose translation MKYSILIQWSENDRVYVASLPEWGKYAQTHGETYEEALENAKEVLDDLVYAYKQIGKPLPEPSTLELA comes from the coding sequence ATGAAATATAGCATTTTGATTCAATGGTCTGAGAACGATCGGGTGTATGTTGCGAGTTTGCCTGAATGGGGTAAATATGCTCAGACACACGGGGAAACTTATGAAGAAGCACTTGAGAACGCTAAGGAAGTTTTAGACGATCTGGTGTACGCTTATAAGCAAATCGGTAAGCCTTTACCAGAGCCTTCTACACTAGAGCTAGCTTAA
- the psaC gene encoding photosystem I iron-sulfur center protein PsaC has product MSHTVKIYDTCIGCTQCVRACPTDVLEMVPWDGCKAAQIASSPRTEDCVGCKRCETACPTDFLSIRVYLGAETTRSMGLAY; this is encoded by the coding sequence ATGTCTCATACCGTAAAAATCTACGATACCTGCATTGGTTGCACACAGTGTGTCCGCGCTTGTCCCACAGACGTACTAGAAATGGTCCCTTGGGATGGCTGTAAAGCGGCGCAAATTGCCTCATCACCCCGTACAGAGGACTGTGTGGGTTGCAAGCGGTGTGAAACTGCTTGTCCCACTGACTTTTTAAGCATCCGGGTTTACTTGGGTGCTGAAACAACTCGCAGTATGGGTCTAGCTTACTAA